The following proteins are encoded in a genomic region of Oreochromis aureus strain Israel breed Guangdong linkage group 8, ZZ_aureus, whole genome shotgun sequence:
- the mfsd13a gene encoding transmembrane protein 180: MGRRVWGCWQGVLSTALLYGSLALFISILHNVFLLYYVETFVSIYKIDKISFWVGETVFLIWNSLNDPLFGWLSDRAFLSSPQAGSQITNPEVVLKRLKALATNGPLFALSFLAFWVAWASPGLQFLLCLCLYDGFLTMVDLHHSALLADLAVSATDRTRLNFHCSVFSALGSFSVFLSYSFWDKEDFYSFRIFCVTLAAFSVLGFFLVSRMLQRRFIKEIHPKQDDASALKELNVGHAPLNHPEKPVTIGQYLKQLSRHRNFMWFVSMNLIQVFHCHFNSNFFPLFLEHLLSDNISASTGSILLGISYIAPHLNNLYFLTLCQRYGVYQVIRWLFMLKLGLSVAMLLAGADHIYLLCVFIASNRVFTEGTCKLLKLVISDLVDEDFVVNRRQQAASALLFGMVALLTKPGQTFAPLIGTWLLCVYTGYDIFERDSVKDSVSGSHVASSSGNPPLRLGCFYMLVFVPITCALLQLVTWSRFTLHGRKLQGIKALRQGAQQGHLIDVKAI; this comes from the exons ATGGGCAGGAGGGTCTGGGGTTGCTGGCAAGGTGTCCTCTCTACTGCGCTGCTCTATGGCTCTTTGGCTCTGTTTATATCCATCCTGCACAATGTGTTCCTGCTCTACTATGTGGAGACGTTTGTCTCCATCTACAAGATCGATAAAATCTCCTTCTGGGTGGGAGAG ACTGTCTTCCTTATCTGGAACAGTCTGAATGACCCTCTCTTTGGCTGGCTGAGTGACCGCGCCTTTCTCAGCTCTCCTCA AGCCGGCTCTCAGATCACAAATCCAGAGGTGGTGCTGAAGCGTCTGAAGGCCCTCGCCACAAATGGTCCTCTCTTCGCTCTGTCCTTCCTGGCCTTCTGGGTGGCGTGGGCCAGTCCAGGCCTGCAGTTCCTGCTGTGCCTGTGTCTCTACGATGGCTTTCTCACTATGGTGGATCTCCACCACAGCGCCCTATTGGCGGACCTCGCTGTATCTGCCACCGATCGCACACGCCTCAACTTTCACTGCTCGGTGTTCAGCGCTCTGGGGTCTTTCTCCGTCTTTCTGTCCTACTCTTTCTGGGATAAAGAGGACTTTTACTCCTTCCGTATCTTCTGTGTAACtctggcagctttttctgtcTTGGGGTTTTTCTTAGTGTCTCGAATGCTCCAGCGCCGTTTTATAAAGGAAATCCATCCAAAACAAGATGATGCATCAGCACTCAAAGA ACTAAACGTTGGCCATGCTCCACTTAACCACCCGGAAAAACCTGTCACTATTGGACAGTATCTCAAGCAGCTCTCCAGACACAGGAACTTCATGTGGTTCGTGTCAATGAACCTGATTCAG GTGTTTCACTGCCACTTCAACAGCAACTTCTTCCCTCTTTTCTTAGAACATCTCTTATCTGACAACATCTCTGCCTCTACGGGTTCGATTTTACTTG GAATCTCTTATATTGCTCCACACCTGAACAACTTGTATTTCCTGACACTGTGCCAGCGTTACGGGGTTTACCAGGTTATCCGCTGGCTATTTATGCTCAAACTGGGACTTAGTGTGGCTATGCTGCTAGCAGGGGCTGACCACATTTATCTGCTGTGTGTCTTCATTGCTAG TAACCGCGTGTTCACCGAGGGGACATGCAAACTCCTGAAACTGGTGATTTCTGATCTGGTGGATGAGGACTTTGTGGTAAACCGACGTCAGCAAGCCGCCTCTGCTCTCCTCTTCGGCATGGTTGCCTTGTTGACCAAACCTGGGCAGACATTCGCCCCACTCATTGGCACATGGCTGCTCTGTGTTTACACAG GTTATGATATTTTTGAGAGAGATTCTGTCAAAGACTCAGTTTCTGGGTCTCACGTCGCCTCCAGCTCAGGGAATCCGCCCCTACGCCTGGGCTGCTTCTACATGTTGGTGTTTGTGCCTATCACCTGTGCCCTGCTCCAGCTGGTGACCTGGTCTCGCTTCACACTTCATGGCCGCAAGCTGCAAGGGATCAAAGCCCTGCGGCAGGGGGCCCAGCAAGGCCACCTTATCGATGTCAAGGCCATATGA